One stretch of Pomacea canaliculata isolate SZHN2017 linkage group LG1, ASM307304v1, whole genome shotgun sequence DNA includes these proteins:
- the LOC112561954 gene encoding kinetochore protein Spc24-like, which produces MSRDGLEQMCSTAEELLAVLVGDTPQDIILNIHEMSRQITALRRKHEEQLKSDIKYLTSLVNQTDDVKASTLNNDDTLENLAQKETAMLKQIDNLQKQLMGLTGEHQHLKEELAKAKSEQQSLKMQHQRIKEAQAAALPKARCDLNLYSNITNIKWQYQCEPHEIKGYISNNNDIKTFSFNTQQVSRFFIANYLWDLIEEDW; this is translated from the exons ATGAGTCGTGATGGCTTGGAACAGATGTGCTCAACTGCCGAAGAGTTACTCGCAGTTTTGGTTGGAGACACCCCACAAGATATAATACTTAATATCCACGAAATGTCACGCCAGATTACAGCATTGCGAAGGAAGCACGAAGAACAACTCAAAAGTGACATAAAAT ATTTAACCAGTCTCGTTAACCAAACGGATGATGTAAAAGCATCCACTCTCAACAATGATGATACTTTGGAAAATCTGGCTCAGAAAGAAACTGCTATGTTAAAGCAGATTGATAACTTGCAAAAGCAGCTGATGGGCTTAACAGGGGAGCACCAGCATTTGAAAGAAGAGCTAGCCAAAGCCAAATCGGAGCAACAGTCATTGAAAATGCAACATCAACGTATTAAAGAGGCACAAGCTGCTGCCCTGCCCAAGGCAAG GTGTGATTTGAATCTATACAGCAATATCACAAACATCAAATGGCAGTACCAATGTGAACCACATGAAATCAAAGGTT ACATCTCCAACAACAATGATATTAAGACATTCAGCTTCAACACTCAACAGGTGTCTCGTTTTTTTATCGCTAACTACCTGTGGGACTTAATAGAGGAAGACTGGTAG
- the LOC112561930 gene encoding LOW QUALITY PROTEIN: amino acid transporter AVT3B-like (The sequence of the model RefSeq protein was modified relative to this genomic sequence to represent the inferred CDS: inserted 1 base in 1 codon) — MPSESVYEGPLRRPSLKMHLTDFANVLKAFIGSNYLTIAFAFCQSGLGLGIAGLLLVASLTAHCCHLLVKCKYYAINHILELHARPSLQHPKEHSSYDGYTNGNNSEPDRDEKYLMEEKLKHCLNFGDLGWLCFGKVGVAVVNAGIIMTQFGFCVGYCIFIGNTIFSMFPLYNCSEVVVNISTTAPNKMVCVEATVLRTDEINSFLPSVGAAVGMSYASDMGASMNITYNGENHGQAENAILSPLISLERISDTREPVQSNNSTTLSPAQHVSFVNLSNLDVSKFLSSIFGRSTEKTSTWINNFSTSDILAAVLPSELPEPQRSELRRGDGVPDLRLLVLCPVFIFIILTLIRNVRQLGVISAIANIAIFVGCIEVLVFLTVDFELSTTYVWYNIRDMPIFLGLVTSSYEGIGTILPIEASMEGNRHNFAKFLYGAVALLTLILGGFGVLGYVRFGLDVQQMINANIPPGGALSLAVNTCLCVGVLLTFPLMMFPVVDLAEIYIFGNGRIFGPKHEHEKNITERQKLLPEHKELPIFISVTGKVSTQVSTWKRNVLRIIIVLMAGGLAVLLRNSFAYVSAFVGAVGSTVLAYILPCVFHLKLHWHHLPLLVKVKDIVIILVGFCXGIAGIYSVLLDIIRNEST, encoded by the exons ATGCCTTCGGAATCTGTTTACGAAGGACCTCTTAG AAGGCCTAGCCTGAAGATGCACTTGACAGACTTTGCAAATGTCTTGAAGGCCTTTATTGGTAGCAATTACCTCACAATAGCTTTTGCATTCTGCCAAAGTGGCCTAGGG CTGGGCATAGCAGGTTTGTTGCTGGTTGCATCTCTAACAGCTCACTGCTGCCACCTATTGGTCAAGTGTAAGTATTATGCGATTAACCACATATTGGAACTGCATGCTAGGCCTAGCTTGCAGCATCCTAAAGAACACAGCAGCTATGATGGATACACCAACGGCAACAACAGTGAACCAGACAGAGATGAAAAGTATCTCATGGAGGAAAAACTGAAGCATTGCTTAAACTTTGGGGATCTTGGTTGGCTATGCTTTGGCAAAGTAGGTGTAGCTGTTGTGAATGCAGGCATCATAATGACTCAGTTTGGGTTTTGTGTAggttattgcatttttattggCAATACTATTTTTTCGATGTTTCCTCTCTACAACTGTTCTGAAGTTGTTGTGAACATCTCCACTACTGCACCCAACAAAATGGTGTGTGTTGAAGCTACAGTCTTAAGGACAGATGAAATAAATAGTTTCCTGCCATCTGTAGGTGCTGCTGTGGGTATGAGCTATGCTTCAGATATGGGTGCCTCCATGAACATAACGTACAATGGGGAAAATCATGGGCAGGCAGAGAATGCTATTTTGTCACCCCTCATCTCTTTGGAACGAATCAGTGACACCAGAGAACCAGTCCAATCAAATAACAGCACCACTTTATCACCAGCTCAACATGTTTCATTTGTTAATTTGTCAAACTTAGATGTGTCAAAGTTTTTGTCATCTATATTTGGTAGAAGTACTGAGAAGACTTCAACATGGATCAATAACTTCAGCACATCAGACATTTTAGCAGCTGTCCTCCCGTCTGAGTTACCTGAGCCTCAAAGAAGTGAATTGAGGCGAGGAGATGGTGTGCCAGATCTCAGGCTGCTGGTTCTTTGCCCTgttttcatctttatcatcttgACGCTCATTCGTAATGTCCGACAGCTAGGAGTGATTTCTGCCATTGCCAACATTGCCATTTTTGTTGGATGTATAGAAGTGTTGGTCTTTCTGACAGTTG ATTTTGAGCTGAGCACCACATATGTATGGTACAATATCAGAGATATGCCTATTTTCTTAGGCTTGGTCACCAGCTCATATGAAGGCATTGGCACA attttgccCATTGAAGCAAGTATGGAAGGCAACCGTCATAACTTTGCAAAGTTTCTTTATGGAGCTGTTGCACTTTTGACTTTGATTCTTGGTGGCTTTGGCGTTCTGGGATATGTTCGTTTTGGGCTCGATGTTCAGCAGATGATCAATGCCAACATTCCACCTGGGGGAGCATTGTCTCTAGCTGTCAACACCTgcctgtgtgttggtgtgcttCTCACATTCCCTCTCATGATGTTCCCAGTAGTGGATCTTGCAGAAATCTACATTTTTGGCAATG GACGCATATTTGGGccaaaacatgaacatgaaaaGAACATAACAGAGAGGCAGAAGCTGTTACCAGAACATAAGGAACTGCCAATATTCATTTCTGTTACAGGAAAAGTCTCCACTCAG GTATCAACATGGAAACGCAATGTACTCAGGATCATCATTGTGTTAATGGCTGGAGGACTTGCTGTGCTGCTGAGAAATAGCTTTGCTTATGTATCAGCATTTGTGG gtgctGTTGGCAGCACAGTACTGGCCTACATCCTCCCATGTGTGTTTCATCTCAAACTGCATTGGCATCATCTTCCACTGCTTGTGAAGGTCAAGGATATCGTGATAATTTTGGTTGGCTTCT GTGGCATTGCCGGGATCTATAGTGTTCTTCTGGACATCATCAGGAATGAGAGTACATGA
- the LOC112561968 gene encoding centromere protein X-like isoform X2 has product MADVQATFKARTVQSVLQLHFKDEKTKVNGDALVLTAELLRVFTSAAERAAMQAKKEGSKLVTVEHVEKVLPQLLLDV; this is encoded by the exons ATGGCGGATGTCCAGGCAACTTTTAAAGCG AGAACAGTGCAGAGTGTTCTTCAGCTTCactttaaagatgaaaaaacGAAGG ttaatGGTGATGCTCTTGTTCTTACAGCTGAGTTACTGAGAGTTTTCACATCAg CTGCTGAAAGAGCTGCAATGCAAGCTAAG aaGGAAGGTTCAAAGCTGGTGACAGTTGAGCATGTAGAGAAAGTTCTCCCTCAGCTG cttCTTGATGTttaa
- the LOC112561968 gene encoding centromere protein X-like isoform X1: MADVQATFKARTVQSVLQLHFKDEKTKVNGDALVLTAELLRVFTSEAAERAAMQAKKEGSKLVTVEHVEKVLPQLLLDV; this comes from the exons ATGGCGGATGTCCAGGCAACTTTTAAAGCG AGAACAGTGCAGAGTGTTCTTCAGCTTCactttaaagatgaaaaaacGAAGG ttaatGGTGATGCTCTTGTTCTTACAGCTGAGTTACTGAGAGTTTTCACATCAg AAGCTGCTGAAAGAGCTGCAATGCAAGCTAAG aaGGAAGGTTCAAAGCTGGTGACAGTTGAGCATGTAGAGAAAGTTCTCCCTCAGCTG cttCTTGATGTttaa
- the LOC112561946 gene encoding retinoid-inducible serine carboxypeptidase-like — protein sequence MSWLFVFMLTLTLMPIIRSSVLPKSDFFKAPYVTSGTEGESWGYVTVRPKAHMFWWLYQTTNAVTYKQAPLILWLQGGPGGSSTGFGNFEEIGPLDVNLNPRNTTWLSLASLLFIDNPVGTGYSYVESDDAYTTDVQMIAADLLTVFSAFLNQNKDFQSVPFYIFSESYGGKMTAAFSEVLWNAVKAKSLVCNFQGLAMGDSWISPLDSTNSWGPFLYVNSLVDRSQLGKVQESAQMAAKLAAEGKWKDATAQWLVTEDVVEEVTSGVNFYNIQQWSGSQMSEANARLTWLDRAIHRHVKIMQGDDLDQLMNGPIREKLKIIPKNVTWGGQSDTVFQKQIVDFMKPVTDTVDNLITNTSLSVVVYSGQLDLIVDNVGTEAWVYRLNITDEFRKAEKVPIKIRDIPVAFVKAFKNFKYYWILAAGHMVPSDNGPAALAMVKQIVDMA from the exons ATGAGCTggttatttgtgtttatgttgaCGTTAACACTTATGCCTATCATACGATCTTCTGTCTTGCCTAAATCAGACTTTTTCAAAG CTCCCTATGTCACTAGCGGAACAGAGGGTGAAAGCTGGGGCTATGTGACAGTGCGGCCGAAAGCTCACATGTTTTGGTGGCTGTACCAAACTACTAATGCCGTAACGTACAAACAGGCACCACTCATTCTCTGGCTGCAG GGAGGTCCTGGTGGTTCAAGCACTGGGTTTGGAAACTTTGAAGAGATAGGTCCCTTGGATGTAAATTTAAACCCACGTAATACCACCTGG TTATCCCTGGCTAGTCTGCTGTTCATTGACAATCCAGTGGGAACTGGCTACAGCTATGTAGAAAGTGATGATGCATACACCACCGATGTCCAGATGATTGCTGCAGACCTTCTGACCGTGTTTTCTGCCTTCTTGAATCAAAACAAGGACTTTCAG AGTGTACCTTTCTACATATTTTCTGAATCATACGGTGGGAAGATGACAGCAGCCTTCAGTGAAGTATTATGGAAT GCTGTGAAAGCAAAATCATTGGTGTGCAATTTTCAAGGACTGGCAATGGGAGATTCTTGGATCTCTCCTCTTGATTCAACCAACTCCTGGGGACCTTTCCTCTATGTTAAT TCTTTGGTGGATCGGAGTCAGCTTGGAAAGGTTCAGGAATCAGCACAAATGGCAGCCAAACTTGCAGCTGAGGGAAAGTGGAAAGATGCAACAGCTCAGTGGTTAGTGACAGAAGATGTGGTGGAGGAAGTGACTTCTGGAGTCAACTTTTACAACATTCAGCAGTGGAGTGGTAGTCAAATGTCTGAAGCTAATGCCAGACTCACATGGCTGG ATCGTGCAATTCATCGTCATGTGAAGATCATGCAGGGGGATGATCTCGACCAGCTGATGAATGGTCCTATCAGAGAAAAGCTGAAAATCATCCCTAAAAATGTGACATGGGGTGGACAGTCTGATACTGTTTTCCAGAAGCAAATAGTGGATTTCATGAAGCCAGTCACAGATACAG TGGATAATCTAATAACTAATACATCCCTATCAGTGGTGGTGTATAGTGGCCAACTTGACCTGATTGTGGATAATGTAG GAACAGAGGCATGGGTTTACAGACTCAACATTACTGATGAGTTCCGCAAGGCAGAAAAGGTTCCAATAAAGATTAGGGACATTCCAGTGGCATTTGTCAAGGCCTTCAAGAACTTCAAGTACTACTGGATCTTAGCAGCTGGTCACATG GTTCCATCTGACAATGGGCCAGCAGCATTAGCAATGGTGAAACAGATTGTGGACATGGCATAA